From Plectropomus leopardus isolate mb chromosome 17, YSFRI_Pleo_2.0, whole genome shotgun sequence, a single genomic window includes:
- the rsad1 gene encoding radical S-adenosyl methionine domain-containing protein 1, mitochondrial, whose amino-acid sequence MIRHALHAGRRALCPGLRCFSGTSGGEIIADLFERTDPAHLTKQASLYVHWPYCLRRCSYCNFNKYIPKENNDHMMTECLQRETETLLQLSQVSCITSVFFGGGTPSLAPPSTIAAVLETVSRQAYLPDKAEVTLEVNPTPVGKSRLEDYCCAGVNRFSIGVQSLQDEDLKILGRDHSPHQTLQTIEEARRLCPGRVSVDVMFGRPKQSVESWENELSELLRVSDDHVSLYQLTLERGTQLFKQVQRGEVTVPAEDVTAEMYQCARRTLHQQGFVQYEVSNFARHNAVSHHNMSYWRGSQYIGVGPGAHGRFVPVGEGGVVREARTQTLEPDVWIREVQQRGHGTRRRIQLSHLELLEEVLVMGLRMTEGIYHKHWGIFSPQLGLHDVFGKSSDVQELLQSGQLILDDRGLRCSWDGLALLDSMLPALLVELERQISQRSQRDHHCADGPTKRTSNPR is encoded by the exons ATGATCAGACACGCGCTGCACGCGGGCAGGCGAGCCCTCTGTCCCGGCCTGCGCTGCTTCTCAGGGACTTCCGGCGGAGAAATAATTGCAGATTTATTTGAACGGACAGACCCTGCACATCTCACAAAGCAAGCGTCTCTCTACGTGCAC TGGCCTTACTGTCTCAGACGATGTTCCTATTGCAACTTTAACAAGTATATACCTAAAGAGAACAATGACCACATGATGACTGAGTGCCTTcaaagagagacggagacatTGCTGCAGCTCAGTCAGGTATCATG CattacttcagtattttttggtGGCGGGACTCCAAGCCTGGCTCCCCCCTCAACCATTGCTGCAGTCCTTGAAACAGTTTCCAGGCAGGCGTATCTCCCAGATAAAGCAGAGGTCACGCTTGAGGTCAACCCTACTCCTGTGGGAAAGTCGAGGTTAGAGGACTACTGCTGTGCAGGGGTGAACCGTTTCTCCATCGGCGTGCAG TCTTTACAAGATGAAGATTTAAAGATTTTGGGAAGAGACCACAGCCCTCATCAGACTTTGCAGACTATCGAAGAGGCCAGGAGGCTGTGTCCCGGGAGGGTTTCTGTTGATGTCATGTTTGGTCGGCCAAAACAGAGCGTTGAATCCTGGGAAAATGAGTTGTCTGAGCTGCTGAGGGTGTCCGATGACCACGTGTCTCTATACCAGCTGACCTTGGAGCGAGGCACCCAGCTGTTCAAACAGGTGCAAAGAGGAGAGGTGACTGTGCCCGCTGAGGACGTGACAGCGGAAATGTACCAGTGTGCCAGGAGGACTCTCCACCAGCAGGGCTTTGTGCAGTACGAGGTGTCCAACTTTGCCAGACAT AACGCCGTGAGTCATCACAATATGAGTTACTGGAGAGGGAGTCAGTACATCGGGGTCGGCCCAG GAGCACATGGCCGATTTGTTCCTGTCGGCGAGGGAGGTGTCGTTCGGGAGGCGCGGACCCAGACTCTAGAGCCTGACGTCTGGATCCGCGAAGTCCAGCAGAGGGGACACGGGACACGGAGGCGGATACAACTCAGCCATCTTGAACT GTTGGAGGAGGTGTTGGTGATGGGACTGAGAATGACCGAGGGCATTTATCACAAG CACTGGGGGATCTTTAGCCCTCAACTTGGCCTCCATGACGTCTTTGGGAAATCCAGCGACGTCCAAGAGTTGCTACAGAGCGGACAACTCATTCTTGATGACAG AGGCCTGCGCTGCTCCTGGGATGGACTGGCCTTACTGGACAGCATGCTACCAGCTCTACTGGTGGAGCTGGAAAGACAAATCAGTCAGAGGTCACAAAGGGACCATCACTGTGCTGATGGACCAACAAAGAGGACCTCCAACCCACGATGA
- the LOC121956231 gene encoding GTPase IMAP family member 8 — protein sequence MDKRKKGSPTELRLMVVGSSGPSQCLVTNAILGREVFSKDITSISDSKKNTGELAGRRVAVINGPNIYDKDISRAKRKMELRRSKCLCIPGPHAFLVTFDMEKISPNEMRTPELMRERFGRHCLRHCMVLLAYEGNLEGAAVEDKVQKSDWPLRELIEKYGGRCHVFTKNWRDRTRDRVLLQKIERMLASLGGGFFSSSTFQKAEDSVKKEERRLRKQRAAEIEKAWTEMEKLYMAEELYHQKDAYTTSVGAEIRAMAEMDNGWLRTSLARGLGTGFVVGAVMGALFGSIEGPGGMVLYGIIGGAVGGSAGGTAQVAIEHMEARVAPPARLNFNSIFINRFFATPRP from the exons ATGGATAAGAGGAAGAAAG GATCGCCAACAGAACTGAGGCTCATGGTGGTCGGCAGCAGTGGACCTTCGCAGTGTCTTGTAACAAATGCCATACTTGGGAGGGAAGTGTTTTCTAAGGATATCACCAGTATCTCTGACAGCAAGAAGAACACTGGAGAGCTGGCTGGTAGACGAGTGGCTGTGATCAATGGACCAAACATCTATGACAAGGATATATCTCGTGCCAAAAGAAAGATGGAGCTGAGAAGGTCCAAGTGCTTGTGTATTCCTGGCCCCCATgcttttcttgttacctttgaCATGGAGAAAATCTCCCCGAATGAAATGAGAACCCCAGAACTGATGAGGGAACGCTTTGGAAGACACTGTCTGAGGCACTGCATGGTCCTGCTGGCTTATGAAGGAAACCTGGAGGGAGCTGCCGTAGAGGACAAGGTGCAAAAGAGTGACTGGCCCCTGAGAGAATTGATTGAGAAATATGGTGGACGCTGTCACGTTTTCACCAAGAACTGGAGAGACCGAACCCGGGACAGGGTGCTGCTGCAGAAGATCGAGAGGATGTTGGCTTCTTTAGGAGGAGGCTTCTTCTCCAGCAGCACTTTCCAGAAGGCAGAGGACTCAGtaaagaaggaggagaggaggctcaggaagcagagggcagcagagaTAGAAAAGGCATGGACGGAGATGGAGAAACTATACATGGCAGAGGAGTTGTACCACCAGAAGGACGCCTACACCACTAGTGTTGGCGCTGAGATCAGAGCCATGGCAGAGATGGACAACGGGTGGCTCAGAACTTCCCTGGCAAGAGGACTGGGGACAGGTTTTGTTGTGGGAGCTGTCATGGGAGCACTGTTTGGGTCCATAGAGGGGCCAGGAGGGATGGTGCTGTATGGGATCATAGGAGGTGCAGTGGGTGGATCAGCAGGAGGAACAGCACAGGTAGCTATAGAGCATATGGAGGCCAGAGTGGCTCCTCCAGCCAGACTCAACTTTAACTCAATCTTCATCAATCGCTTCTTTGCAACTCCTCGTCCATGA
- the rasd2 gene encoding LOW QUALITY PROTEIN: GTP-binding protein Rhes (The sequence of the model RefSeq protein was modified relative to this genomic sequence to represent the inferred CDS: deleted 1 base in 1 codon), with amino-acid sequence MGKQQGCQIHDSLSVTGKLEKNVEMNATEKIYLPVDGILEMFNSLTGHHHAAITHSALQATPVAPKVSHISKTGMGIIKTVKGRWREQDKRASRSSSSSNRHVSTDPLPKRSVDLLELGFTKPKNCHRIVVLGAPRVGKTNILQRFLGKGFDEHYEPTTEDFHRKLFHIGGEAYQIDLLDAASERDFPAKRRLSILTGDTFLLVFSLDDRESFNEICELLNEIKAAKAKLLKLKHPARVPVVICGNKADLEAQRAVGRSEVTDILGKDVAFFETSAKDGTGLEGVFRALAALGGLPDETSPSRHQIISILTYQSMCIGQRGRGGSRGAGAPCAALDPLARRPSFTSDLRLVLRSSKHNKPEKCHIQ; translated from the exons ATGGGGAAGCAACAGGGTTGTCAGATTCATGATAGCCTCTCGGTGACTGGA AAACTTGAGAAAAACGTGGAGATGAACGCAACTGAGAAGATTTACCTTCCCGTTGATGGCATCCTCGAAATGTTCAACTCTCTCACCGGGCATCACCATGCAGCGATTACGCATTCAGCTCTTCAGGCTACTCCAGTAGCTCCTAAAGTCTCACACATATCAAAGACAGGCATGGGCATCATTAAAACGGTAAAAGGGCGCTGGAGGGAACAAGACAAAAGAGCAAGTAGGTCCTCGAGCTCTAGCAACAGGCACGTTTCGACTGATCCACTTccaaaaaggtctgtggatctGCTGGAGCTGGGTTTCACCAAGCCCAAGAACTGTCACAGAATAGTTGTGCTTGGGGCACCCAGAGTAGGTAAAACCAACATCCTGCAGCGGTTCTTGGGGAAAGGATTTGATGAGCATTATGAACCAACAACGGAGGACTTCCACAGAAAGCTGTTCCACATAGGAGGGGAGGCATATCAGATTGATCTGCTGGATGCCGCAAGTGAGAGGGACTTCCCAGCAAAAAGGAGGCTATCCATACTGACAG GTGACACATTCCTGCTTGTGTTCAGTTTGGATGATAGAGAGTCCTTCAATGAAATCTGTGAGCTGCTCAACGAGATAAAGGCTGCTAAGGCAAAGTTACTGAAATTAAAACATCCCGCGAGAGTACCAGTCGTTATCTGCGGGAATAAAGCGGACCTGGAGGCGCAGAGAGCCGTCGGACGCTCAGAGGTGACGGACATCCTCGGCAAAGACGTCGCATTCTTCGAAACCTCCGCTAAAGACGGTACCGGACTGGAGGGTGTGTTCAGAGCCCTTGCGGCACTGGGAGGACTGCCTGACGAGACCAGCCCGTCACGGCATCAGATCATATCCATCCTCACATACCAGTCCATGTGCATCGGCCAGCGAGGCAGGGGAGGGAGCCGGGGAGCCGGTGCGCCCTGTGCCGCTCTGGACCCTCTGGCGCGCCGCCCGAGCTTCACCAGCGACCTGCGGCTGGTGCTGAGATccagcaaacacaacaaaccCGAGAAGTGTCACATTCAATGA